One window of the Shewanella maritima genome contains the following:
- the trmB gene encoding tRNA (guanosine(46)-N7)-methyltransferase TrmB — protein MSDVTTAEFTEEGKYLRKVRSFVLREGRLTKGQQQAIDSHWATMGLDYSPEPLDLTHVFGRDADTVLEIGFGMGASLVEMAADAPELNFIGIEVHKPGVGSCLSDAGAAGVSNLRVYHHDAMEVLENAIADGSLARVQLFFPDPWHKKRHHKRRIVQPEFAQLIRRKLKIGGVFHMATDWENYSEHMLEVMHDAEGFKNQSKDGTVVERPDSRPLTKFEARGHRLGHGVWDIMFERTA, from the coding sequence ATGAGCGACGTAACCACAGCGGAATTCACCGAAGAAGGTAAGTACCTTCGCAAAGTCAGAAGCTTTGTTTTAAGAGAAGGACGTTTAACCAAGGGACAACAACAAGCAATTGACTCACATTGGGCGACTATGGGTTTAGACTACAGCCCTGAGCCACTTGATTTGACTCACGTGTTCGGCCGTGACGCAGACACAGTGCTTGAAATTGGCTTTGGTATGGGAGCGTCGTTAGTTGAAATGGCAGCTGACGCACCAGAATTAAACTTTATTGGTATCGAAGTACACAAGCCTGGTGTTGGCTCTTGTTTATCTGACGCTGGCGCAGCTGGTGTGAGCAACTTACGTGTTTACCATCATGATGCGATGGAAGTGCTAGAAAACGCGATTGCTGATGGCTCGCTTGCTCGCGTGCAGTTATTCTTCCCTGATCCATGGCATAAAAAGCGTCATCACAAACGTCGCATTGTACAGCCTGAATTTGCTCAGCTTATTCGCCGCAAGCTTAAAATTGGTGGTGTTTTCCATATGGCAACAGACTGGGAAAACTACAGTGAGCACATGCTAGAAGTGATGCATGATGCAGAAGGTTTTAAAAACCAGTCTAAAGATGGCACTGTTGTCGAGCGCCCAGATAGTCGCCCTTTAACTAAGTTTGAAGCTCGTGGCCACCGTCTTGGTCATGGTGTTTGGGATATTATGTTTGAGCGCACTGCTTAA
- the mutY gene encoding A/G-specific adenine glycosylase, which produces MKSKASFSSRIITWYDQHGRKSLPWQQNKTPYSVWISEIMLQQTQVATVIPYYQTFMTRFPTVVDLANAEQDEVLHLWTGLGYYARARNLHKAAQQVRDMHQGEFPTEFEQVLALPGIGRSTAGAILSLSLGQHHPILDGNVKRVLARHDAIDGWPGKKSVEQRLWQKTETVTPKKDIQKFNQAMMDMGANVCTRSKPKCEQCPIAIDCEAQLQGKQTQYPGKKPKKTIPAKQAWMLVELKLDKATGIMGNSPEVKLLQRPPSGIWGGLWCFPQFDSQAQLEQFAADNQLTLAEHELSGFRHTFSHFHLDITPVLVIRDNQSNDATKVMEQTPELWYNINQRAKVGLAAATERILENLSGLYQSG; this is translated from the coding sequence ATGAAATCAAAAGCCTCATTTTCCTCTCGCATTATTACTTGGTACGACCAACACGGGCGTAAAAGTTTACCCTGGCAACAAAATAAAACCCCATACAGCGTATGGATTTCAGAGATCATGTTGCAGCAAACTCAGGTCGCAACCGTAATTCCTTACTATCAAACCTTTATGACCCGCTTCCCTACAGTGGTGGATTTAGCCAATGCCGAACAAGATGAAGTACTGCATCTTTGGACAGGGCTTGGCTACTACGCAAGAGCGCGGAATCTTCATAAAGCGGCTCAGCAAGTGCGTGATATGCACCAGGGCGAGTTTCCAACAGAGTTTGAGCAAGTGTTAGCACTGCCAGGCATCGGCCGCTCAACAGCAGGGGCGATTTTGTCTCTGTCGCTTGGTCAGCACCACCCTATTCTTGACGGTAATGTTAAGCGCGTACTGGCTCGCCACGACGCTATTGATGGCTGGCCAGGTAAGAAAAGCGTTGAGCAACGTCTGTGGCAGAAAACTGAAACGGTTACTCCCAAAAAAGATATTCAAAAATTTAATCAGGCAATGATGGATATGGGCGCCAATGTTTGTACTCGCTCAAAACCAAAGTGCGAACAATGCCCTATCGCTATCGACTGTGAAGCGCAGCTTCAGGGCAAGCAAACCCAGTACCCTGGAAAAAAGCCGAAAAAAACGATCCCTGCAAAGCAGGCCTGGATGCTAGTTGAGCTAAAGTTAGATAAAGCAACGGGTATAATGGGTAATTCGCCTGAGGTAAAACTACTGCAAAGGCCACCAAGTGGAATTTGGGGCGGACTTTGGTGTTTCCCGCAATTTGATTCACAAGCTCAGCTTGAACAGTTCGCCGCAGACAACCAGCTAACACTAGCCGAACATGAGCTAAGCGGGTTTAGGCATACGTTTAGTCATTTTCATTTAGACATAACCCCAGTGTTGGTGATACGCGACAATCAAAGCAATGACGCGACCAAGGTCATGGAACAAACTCCAGAGCTTTGGTATAACATCAACCAAAGAGCAAAAGTCGGCTTAGCAGCGGCGACAGAGCGCATACTAGAAAATTTATCAGGGCTATACCAATCAGGATAA
- a CDS encoding 50S ribosome-binding protein YggL: MAKNRSRRLRKKLRVDEFQELGFDVNWTFEDSVTESQIDEIVDKFIDDVIEARKLGFHGGGHKEWEGIIATQTLGKCTEEDMAAVKAFWAEQPAKDVEVSALYDLYWD; this comes from the coding sequence ATGGCTAAGAATCGTAGCCGTCGTTTACGTAAGAAACTACGCGTTGATGAGTTCCAAGAGCTTGGATTCGACGTTAACTGGACTTTCGAAGATTCGGTGACAGAGTCACAGATTGACGAGATTGTTGATAAGTTTATCGATGATGTAATCGAGGCGCGCAAATTAGGTTTCCATGGTGGCGGCCATAAAGAGTGGGAGGGCATTATCGCTACTCAAACTCTAGGTAAGTGCACCGAGGAAGACATGGCAGCGGTTAAAGCCTTTTGGGCAGAGCAGCCTGCGAAAGATGTTGAAGTGAGTGCTTTATACGACCTTTACTGGGACTAA
- a CDS encoding oxidative damage protection protein: MARTVNCVYLKKEADGLDFQLYPGDLGKRIFDNVSKEAWGLWQKKQTMLINEHKLNMMNVDDRKMLEENMVNFLFEGKDVEIEGYVPPSEDE; the protein is encoded by the coding sequence ATGGCTCGTACCGTTAATTGTGTTTACCTTAAAAAAGAAGCTGATGGCTTAGACTTCCAACTCTATCCAGGTGATTTAGGTAAGCGTATTTTTGACAATGTTAGTAAAGAAGCTTGGGGCCTATGGCAAAAGAAACAAACCATGCTAATCAATGAGCATAAACTCAACATGATGAATGTTGACGACCGTAAAATGCTTGAAGAAAACATGGTGAACTTTTTATTTGAAGGTAAAGACGTAGAAATTGAAGGCTACGTACCACCAAGTGAAGACGAGTAA
- the glsB gene encoding glutaminase B encodes MPQADLLKQAVDIVRPLLGQGKVADYIPALANVNPNKLAIAVTSIDGTTIGAGDYLEPFSIQSISKVFSLTMALNLYQEDEIWSRVGKEPSGQSFNSLVQVELERGKPRNPFINAGALVIADLIQSRLSAPKHRMLERVREMAGNQSICYDKTVAHSEYQASARNAAIAYLMKSFGNFHEDVDTVLKSYFHYCALRMNCADLSRAMFYLANKGKTLAGKQLITPVQTRQLNALLATSGLYDGAGEFAYRVGMPGKSGVGGGIIAVIPGDMSICVWSPELDANGNSLAGTAMLEHICQQLGRSIF; translated from the coding sequence TTGCCACAAGCAGATTTACTTAAACAAGCGGTCGACATAGTTCGGCCGCTTTTAGGTCAGGGCAAAGTCGCTGACTATATTCCCGCACTAGCGAATGTTAATCCTAATAAGCTAGCGATTGCGGTTACTAGCATTGACGGCACGACTATCGGTGCGGGTGACTATTTAGAGCCATTCTCGATTCAAAGTATCTCTAAGGTGTTTAGTCTAACTATGGCGCTTAATCTTTATCAAGAAGATGAGATTTGGAGCCGAGTTGGTAAAGAACCGTCAGGACAGTCGTTTAACTCACTGGTGCAAGTTGAGCTTGAGCGTGGTAAGCCGCGTAACCCGTTTATTAACGCTGGTGCGCTGGTAATTGCCGACCTTATTCAGTCTAGACTGAGTGCCCCTAAGCATAGAATGCTTGAGCGGGTACGGGAGATGGCGGGTAATCAGTCTATTTGCTACGACAAAACCGTGGCTCACTCTGAATATCAAGCCAGTGCCCGAAATGCCGCGATTGCCTACCTGATGAAGTCATTCGGCAACTTTCATGAAGATGTTGATACGGTTTTAAAAAGCTACTTCCATTACTGCGCACTGCGAATGAACTGCGCCGATCTATCAAGAGCGATGTTTTATCTTGCTAACAAAGGTAAGACGCTTGCAGGTAAGCAGCTTATTACCCCGGTACAAACCCGTCAGCTTAATGCCTTGCTTGCAACCTCTGGACTTTATGATGGCGCAGGAGAGTTTGCCTATCGTGTTGGTATGCCAGGTAAAAGCGGTGTTGGTGGTGGTATTATCGCAGTTATTCCCGGTGATATGTCGATTTGCGTATGGTCACCAGAGCTTGATGCTAACGGTAATTCGCTCGCTGGCACAGCCATGCTTGAGCATATTTGTCAGCAACTTGGGCGCTCAATTTTTTAA